A region of the Perognathus longimembris pacificus isolate PPM17 chromosome 7, ASM2315922v1, whole genome shotgun sequence genome:
AGGGGCATCCTGAGCCTCGGGGGCGGTGTTCCTGCGCGACAGCGGCCCCCCGCCCGTCACTTTCTCCGCCCACGGGGGTGGGTCCTCCGGGCCCTCGGTGCTGTGCCGCCGGGAGAGTCGCGGGCGCCCGGCGAGGGTCAGGCCGTTGAATTCGGCCGTCAAACGCTCCACCCCCGGCCTGCCCTCGGCGGGGGGGACCGGCTGGGGAGGGGCCACGAGCCCCCAGGGCTCGGAGTTGAGCCTTTTGAGCGGTTTCGGGGGGTGTCGAGGCGGTTTGGGGAGTGGCTCCGTAGGGGAGGGGTCGTCTGGGGGCTTCGGAAGAGGGAATTCAAAGACGTCtcgcttctcctcttcctcctgcgcTCTCGGGGATAGCAGTCCcattcttcctcctgctcctgctcctgctcctccggcccctcctcctcctccccctccacctcctgcGGCTGTCTGCAGCTGGATCTCCGAGGGCGACGTGCAGACCCCCGGACTCTGGGGTGCGGGTGCGGGGTCCTCCACCCTCGGGGACGGTGGCGAGTTGAGATACTGCCGCGTCTTCTTGGTGCCCGAGGGCGAGGTATCGGTAGTTATGATGATGACCTCCGTGCCCTTGGCCTTGCAGGCGTCCAGCAGCGTGGCGAGGGTCTCTCGATCCCCTCGATCTAGGGCGTGGACCAGCGCGGAGGCCCCTGCGTGATCGCGGACCGAGGGGTCCGCGCCGTGGGCCAGAAGCAGCGAAGCCACTGCGGCGCCGCCGCCCCCGGCGCAGGCGTGCATGAGCGCCGTGCGCCCCAGGCGGTCGGCAATGTTGGGGTCCGCACCTTGCTCCAGGAGGTAGCGTACCATCCGTGCCTTGTTCTGGGGGTCGTCGTAGCGGGCCCGGCAGGCCGCCATTAGCGCAGTCTCCCCCTGGGCATCCCCCTCGTTCACGTAGGCTCCTCCCTCCAGAAGCAAGCGGGCCAGGCGTAGCTTACCCTGACCCACGGCCCGAAGAAGAGCGTGGCCCTCCGTATGCAGCATAGCTGCGGCTAGGGCCGGGAGCACCGGTGGAGCCGGGACTGGGACTTGCCGAAGATGGCTAAAGAAAGCTCTGGGGATGATGGCTGGCAGAGGCCTGAGGTCTCAGTGGGAAAACCTATCCCTGCAAGAAAGAGAGATCTTATTGACAGGCTcagtagggaaactgaggcactcaCAGAGGCACCCTGGGTGTGGCAGGGGGAGGTCTCCACAGCACACAGCCCTTCCTCGCACTCCTACCTttgagctgccccccccccccgcgcacgcCCGAGAAGGTGGGCAGGGAGCGGCCGCCCCAAGAGTGAGCGCGCGTGCCAAGGCATACATGCACGCGCAGGGACCcatgaccccccacccccatcccgagGCTCTTCAGAGCTTACCCACCTCcccttttcttaatcacacttGGAATCCCCCTTTCTCTAGGGTACTGGATGCCACCCACCCATATGCACCCTTCTCGTCAGTCACACAGTTTTTCATTCCTAACCTCTTTTAGATTGCCACAACCCCCAATATTGAGtacgggggcgggtggggggaggaggaagcagattGCATTTGGGACCTGAAAGGCGCGGAGGAAGAATTGGGGGTTTCATCTGCCCCTGCTATATTCTCTGCTTtgatcctgccccccccccccccccccgccaaccctCCAGACTCTGAGCCCAAATAGATACCTGAATATCCGCAGAATCCCTGGCTGGCCAGGATTGAGGCCCGGGCCATGGAGCCGCCCGGGTGGAGGAGCCGGATGCCTAGAGACCCACATGGcgtgtcggggggtgggggggcacgcaCCCGGATTCCCTTGGTGTCAGTATCTGCGCCCCGGCACTGGATCACTGGTCCCTCCTCCCGGTGCGCCCCGGGCACCGCGCCGGCTCCGGAGGAGAggagcgctgggggggggggggggcgtgggggcggAGCTTTGCGTTGCTATTTATAGTCCAGGCTCTGCGGGTGGGGGCGTCCCGCACCAAACTGTGCACACATAAACCCTAAAAAACCTAGACGCTTAAATCCTGACTTCCCTTTCCTAACCTACCTTCTTGGCAGCTCCCACAAATCTAAGCGGGCTCCTCCACGACCCATCTGGGGACCATCCGGACTCTTCGCTGGGCCCCAGAAGTCCATTCTCTGCACTTGCTGTGTTTAGAGGCCCCTGTGTGCCAGACCTAACTGCCACACCCGGCATATGGCACCAAGTGCGGAGAGGGGCGTAGGGAGGAGATTGGAGCTACACTGGCGTCCACGTTGTGCAGGGAAAAGCAGGAGATGTGGCTGCCTTCTTGTGGTTGAACATCagggagctgggcgctggtggtggctcacttctaactgctcaggaggccgacatctgaggatccaggttcaaagccagcctgagtagataagtctgtgagtctcatctccaattaaccagcaaaaaataaaaataaataaaaagccagaagtggagatgtggctcaagtggtcagaagcgagttcaagccccaataccaaaacaaaacaagtatctGTCAGGGAAGCACATTCCAGTGTGGAAATAGATGTAGCAACACATCTCCACACCTGCCTCTCCCAAAACAAACACATCACAGAGAAACTTGGATCTGAGACCCCATATTTGGACTTGTTAGGTAAGTGTGAGGAAGGAAGAtattctgggaggttttttttttttttttttttttgccagtcctgggctttggactcagggcctgaacactgtccctggcttccttttgctcaaggctagcactctaccacttgaaccacagcaccacttctggccattttctatatatgtagtgctgaggaatcgaacctagggcttaatgtatacaagacaagcactcttgccactaggccatatttctgggagttttgtttttggttaggtCAAGGGCTTTAgacccagggcctaggtgctgtccctgagcttttttattcaaggttagttctctaccactttgagccacaagcccatttccggctttctggtggttaattggagataagtctcactaactgtgatcctcagatctgagcttcctgagtagttatgattacaagtgtgagccactggcacccggctcctGGGGGAAGATAGGGCAAAGGACATTTCCAGAAGCTTATTTCCCATATTTCTGAAGGAGGAGCTAGGGAAGCTGCAGAGAGATGACCAAATTTTGTTGACTGTCCTTTCTCATTCCATCTTTCTTCatcgtttttattttatttttataaaggtgagGCATAGTTATAAAGCCCAGGCATCACTATACCTCATGATCCTCCTTCCCACTACTCTCctcagtgctggaattataggcatgtatcccCATGCttggtttctttctgcttcttttttgctgaaaCTCATTTTTTATCTTCTATCTTTTCATCTTCTGTCTTGCTTAAAGGTCCGAATCACTCCCTCTGTCTATTCTCTTCCTAGCTGTCGCTAAAtagtactgtctctggctccttttGCCACCTGCCCTGTCTCTATGGTTACCATAGCTTCCATCTGCATATTTTAGAAGTGAATCTGTGTCCAGCTGGAAGGCACCAAGTGAAGTGggggataaacacacacacacacacacacacacacacacacacaggatttgGAAAGCTCACCTAGGATCCTAGATAAGTCAGAGGCTGGAGGCCGCCAGACACAAGATACTAAAAATAATGGTTCTGGGgaatgaagagagagaaatatttgCAGGGAAACTACCTATTTTTACTAGTTACTGTCAACTCTGAGCCTAGTGCTTTACATATATTATCTCTAATCCTCACACCGCTCTACACGATAGAAactataactctgtgtgtgtgtgtgtgtgtgtgtgtgtgtgtgtgtgtactggggcttacacagagggcctaggcattgtctcttagctttttcactcaaaagccTCAAAGGTTGGCaccctattacttgagccacagctccattttcagctttttgctagttcattagagataagaggctcacagaaattttgacccaggctggttttgaacagagatcctcagacctcagcctcctgcatagctaagtttgtaagcatgagccaccggcacccagttaCTATTACCTTCTTGTAGCATGAGATTATATAAGGTCAAGAAAGTCCCTCAAAGCTTCACAAATGTCTTATTCCAAAAACACTGTCCCTACACCTACTTATTATAGCCTCCCAGTGTAGATTCCTACATTGCCTCTCattctaaactcttcctttgttTCTATCTTCTGTTAAAGTTGAACTccttagccaagcactggtgactcacatctataatcttagcaccCATAATCTTTACTACTCAGGGTGCTGGgatctgagtatcatagttcaaaaccagcctaaatataaaactccacgggtctgttatctccaattaaccaccaaaaagccggaagtagagcagtggctcaagttgtggagcaccagacttgagcaaaaagagctaagggacagcaccaaggccctgagttcaagacccagtacctgcCTCCCCTCACTCCTCTACCACCCTTCTCCACTCACGTAGAGGCTTAGAGGAGCTAGAAGGCAGTGGAAAATGCAGAAAATATTCGGTTCCCCAATCCTGCTTCTCGGGTCCCACCCCAAACCACCTCCCACCTTTGTATAGACAGGACAAGAACCCACAGAAAAACACTTGAAGAAAAGCAGTGTCCACTGGAGAAGACGAGGTAGGAATGACAGGAAAGTTGGAGGCTTGGAGGCGAGGCCAAGCTATGAAGGCAGACATTCAAGGGGGCACAGAGTGCCTTGGAGAGATCGGAGCTTCAAGTCCTCTCAGCAACTTCTTGCCACTCAAGGGCCCCCTCCAATGGGGCGAGGTCAGAAGTAACCCGTTATGGGCGACCCCGTAACCCCACctccaccagcgcccggctcccGGAGCCCAGTTCCGGCgctcccccgcctccctcccgggGTTCTGGTGGGCGGGCCTGGGGGCGGGCCTCCCGCGCCCTCCCGCCTTCGCCGTCCCTGATTGGCTAGGGGAACCCACCAATGGGGCGCCCCGGGAGGCGGGCCAAAACGCCCGCggctggaggaagaggagcaaaTCTCAAGTTGGCCCCTGCCTGGGCCCGGTGTGGGGCGAGGACGTCACCAGGTAAGGACCTCGGTCGGTCCGCGCTTTCCGGGCCAGTCCACCTGGGGTCCCCTGCCAGACCAGCCACGCTGGCCGGCAGCCTGTCGGATCTCCCTCCCGCTTCTGTCCT
Encoded here:
- the Ankrd34a gene encoding ankyrin repeat domain-containing protein 34A — translated: MLHTEGHALLRAVGQGKLRLARLLLEGGAYVNEGDAQGETALMAACRARYDDPQNKARMVRYLLEQGADPNIADRLGRTALMHACAGGGGAAVASLLLAHGADPSVRDHAGASALVHALDRGDRETLATLLDACKAKGTEVIIITTDTSPSGTKKTRQYLNSPPSPRVEDPAPAPQSPGVCTSPSEIQLQTAAGGGGGGGGGAGGAGAGAGGRMGLLSPRAQEEEEKRDVFEFPLPKPPDDPSPTEPLPKPPRHPPKPLKRLNSEPWGLVAPPQPVPPAEGRPGVERLTAEFNGLTLAGRPRLSRRHSTEGPEDPPPWAEKVTGGGPLSRRNTAPEAQDAPSGLRQKLSRLEAVEMDAPGHLCSDSPEPSRPSLERRRYSASPLTLPPAGSVSSPRQSQESLPGAVSPLSGRRRSPGLLERRGSGTLLLDHISQTRPGFLPPLNVSPHPPIPDIRPQPGGRAPSLPAPPHAGVPGSPRTKRKLVRRHSMQTEQIRLLGGFQNLGGPGEPGR